Genomic segment of Acidobacteriota bacterium:
GGCCGACGACCGGCGCGCCTACAGCGCCCGCGACATCCTCCTCGGCCTCACTCTGGGCCTCGGCCTGGCGGTCACCCTGTACGCCTTGGGATTGCGCAACGTCGGCGGGATCCACGCCGGCGTGCTGGGGGTGGTGGTGAATTACCTGACGGCGGTGGGTTCGCGGACCCTGCGTCTTCAGCGCGCGGCGTAGGCGGCCTTCAGCTCGGCCTGGACCTCTTCCGGCAGGCGCCGGGTGCCTTCCCGGAAGGTCAGGCCGGACATGCGGTCGAGGCGCGAGCGCACCCAGGCGGCGACCTTGTCGGGGGTCTTCTGGCTGGCCTCTCGCAGCACCCAACCGATCGCCTTGCGCAGAAAGAACTCCTTCTCCTCGAGCAGGTGGTCGGCGTAGCGGCTGAAGCGCGGCCAGTCGCCACGGCCCTCGCGCAGGGGGATGAGCAACGCCAGGAGCGAGGCGCGCTGGAGCCAGAAGTTGTCGTCCCGGTTCCAGCGATCGAGGGCGGCGCGGCCGGCGGCCGGAAAACGCTCGACCAGCGAGCCGGCGAGGCGCACCGACAGCTCGTCGACGTGGGCCCAGGTGTTGGCTTTGCGCAGCAGGTTCTCGGTGAGCGCCAGATCTTCCGCCGTCAGCAGTCCGACCCGTAAGGCGAGGGCCTGGGCCCCGAAGGTACGCAGCTCGTGGACCCGGGTTTGCCACAGTCGGTGGGCCAGGGCGACCAGCTCGGCTCGGCCAATCTCCGGCCGGGCCTTGAGCCAACGGCGGACCTCGCGCCGAATGGTCGGCACTTTGACACCGAGGAACTCCAGGTCGCTCTTCAGGTAGCGTTTCTCGTTGGTAGCGCGCTCGGCCGTGCCGAGGGCGGCGAGGGTGGCTCGGATGTCGGCGATCGAGTCCATGGCCGCCACCCTACCGGATGTCTGCTCAGTCCTTCGAGGCGGCGAGACGCAGCACCATGTTCTCGAGCGGCAGCTCGGCCTTGACCCAGCGGGCCGGTCGTTGCGGTGAAGGCTGCCAGGGCTTTCCCGCCAGGGCATCGCGGAAGGCGAGGCGACCGAGCAACTGGTAGCTGGAGAGCCGAAAGGGGCGACCCTCTCCGGCCAGAGATTCGGGTTGGTCCGAGAGGTGGTGGTGGAGGTGGGGAGCCAGGCTGTGACCCGAGTTTCCGATCTCGGCGATCGGCTCTCCCGCGGCGACGCGGTCGCCGGGCGCAACCCGGATCGAGCCGGCGCGCAGATGGGCGTAGGTCGAGTAGCGGCCGTCGCCTTCGTCGATCACCACCGTATTGCCGGTGAGCGCGGCACGATTCGAATGCAGGGCCGCCTGCTCGGCGCCGGGAGGGTGGTCGGTCTGGTGGTCGCGAACCGAATGGACTCTGCCGCCGGCCATCGCCAGCACCGCTTCGCCGAAGCCGTACCAGTGGTGATTTTCGGAGCCATCTTCGGCAAACAGGCGACCGTCCGGTCCGAGGCGCGCCCAGTCGACGGCGAAGCGCTGAGCCAGGCTGGTCGAACCGTTCAGAGCGATCAGGGCGCGGCGATGGCCCGACGCGTTCGAGGGGCCGCGCAGGGCGACCCAGGTGCCCGCGCCGACCGGCGCGGCGAGGATCGGCTCGGGCGATTCCTCGACCTCGAGGGGGGCGGTTGACAGATCTTCCAGGCGCTCGTCGGTGGTGGTTTCGACCCGGTGACTCACCTTCTTCGGGGCCTCCGTACCGGCAGCGAGGGCGAGCCAGAGGTAGGCGATGGCGCGTCCTCCGGGAGACAGCCGACCGGGTGCTGCCGAAGGGTTGCCAACGGTGGCCAGTCGGCGGTGCAGGGCCTCGCCCTCCCAGGCGGCGATCTCGTCACCGGACTCCCCGAGCACAGCGAGGCGAGTGATCTGTCGCGCCGTGGTGCCGAAGTTGGTGAGATGGAGCTCGTAGACCAGGTGCTTTCTGCCGAGGGCATCGACCACCTGGGGCGCGGTCTGAGCCTGGACTTCGAGGGGGCTCTCGCCGGCGAGCTGGCCTTGGACCGCGGGCGCGAACCCTGTGATCCCGACAAACAGGGACAGCAGCACCGCGATGCCTGCCTTGCGCAGCAGCTCGTCGCGGCGGTGTAGGAGCGCCCGGTGTCGCTGGCGGGCTTGCCGCAGCGCCAGGCCGGCGATGGTGACCAGCGCCGCGCCGAAGGCGCTCGCCGTCAGCCCCAGGTGCCGCAGATCGGCCTGGGTCAGAGCCAGGGTGACGGCACCGGCAGTGAAGGCCCCGGTGACGACCACCGCGAGCCGGCCGGCGATCAGGCGGTGCTCGGCGAGGAGGACGTGGCGGCGGCTCAGGGTCCAGGCGAAGAACACTGCCCAGGCGACCGCCAAGGCCAGCAGGCCGGCGAAGGCCAGTTGAGTGCGAACCGGCAGTCCCGGCTCGGTCAGCCAGAGGGAGGCGACGGCAACGGCACCCAGGAGGTCGAACAAGAGCAGCAGGAGGTAGACGATGCGCCGCCGCGGCGACAGCTCGGCAGCGAGTTTGCGCTGCATGACCTCGACGGTGGGGCGCGGTGAGGTCGGCTTCATGATGAGAGCTCCTCGGAGGTGATTCCTCGGGCTTCGAGAAAGGTGCGAAGAAGGCGTCGCGATCGATGCAGGCGCGATTTCACCGTGCCCACGGGTACGCCCTGGACCTCGGCGATGTCGCGCAGCTCGAGCTCTCGCAGGTAGAAGAGAACCGTCGCTTCGCGATCCCAGGGCTCGAGCTCCTCGAGGGCTTGGGTAAGGAGCTCGAGGTCTTCCCACGGCAGCTCCGGCTCGCGAGCCGCCCTCGGCTCCTCGGCGAGGGGCTCGAGGTGGCTCTCGCCGGCCCGCGCTCGCAGGCGATCGACAAACGCGCGGCGCAGGATCGAGAACAGCCAGGGGCGGAGCCGAGACGGCTGTCGCAGGGCGGGCAGGGCGCGCAGGATGCGCAGCCAGCCGTCCTGCAAGATCTCCTCGGCCAACGCCGGGTCGCCACACATGGCGAGCACGTAGCGCCACAGCGGTCCGTGCCAGCGCGCCACCAGCTCATCGAAGGCAGCGGCCTCGCCGAGCTGACAGCGCACCGCCAACAGCTCGCTGTCACGGTCCGCGGTGGGGGATGGAGGTCTCTGGTTCATCGCCGTCTCTCGCTCCTACCAGTCGGTGAGGAGAGGGTCGAGGTTCACGGCGGCACCGGTCGAGAGTTGAGAGGGTTTATCGTATTGTCTGAGTAATATTTTAATTGTTGTCGCCGGGAGGGAAGATGGTGAGACGATCGCTGTGGAGCCTTGTCTTCATATGGATGGCCGTCGCTCCAGCCTGCGGAGCAGCCTTGTCATCGCAGGCTGACGATCCGAGGGCGGACGCTGTTGGCGAAGCAGTCGTCGCGGCTGCCGAACGTGCCGAGGTCGCTGCCGAACGAGCCGAACAGGCCGCGATGCGTGGGGACCGAGCTTCCAAGAAGGCCGACACGCTGGTGGGTGCGATGCAGGTCTTCGTGGCGGTGCTCGCTTTCATTCTGGTCGTAGCTGGTTCGATCGGATTACTGGAGCTGCGAAATCTTCGCGAGGCTCGCCAACAGGCCGAAGCCCAAGTCGCCGAGATTCGGAAAATGCGGGACTCTCTGGGAGAGAGCTGGGCTCGCTTTGTGCGAGAGGCTCTCGAGCGACTGGAGGCGCTCGGGTCTTACATTGACGGAACCCATCCCGAGATGGAGCGTACCGACGAGTTCTTGGATGCCGATCGCGTGGCCATTGTTGGTGATGCGCTCGGGCTCGCCAGGGATCCGAACACCCGATTCGACATCCTCTTTCGGCTGGGACGCCACTGGAAGAGTCAAGGATTCTATGCCCGCGCCTTGCAGCGGTTCGAGCGGAGCCGGGAGTTGGCGGTAGACCTCAATGCCAGCAGTTGTGGAAAGGCCCGAGCCCTGAACTTCATGGCGCTGACGCTGATTGAATGGGCGGAGACGCTCAGCAAGCGATCGACCCAGCAGGTGACCGCCGGTCACGAGGACTCGTCACGCTCGGCGGGTGCGTCACTACTTCAGGAGGCCGAAGGCATCTTGGTTCCGCTGCTTGGCGCGGGGGCCGAGGTCAGTGTCGAGACCCTTTTCGTTCAAGGCAAGCTGGAGTGGGCTCAGAGGCGACTGGACCAAGCCCTCGGCACTTATGCCGCAGTCATCGAACGGGCTCGCAACAGTGCAGATGAGGAGGAGAGAGCCGATGGCTACCGAGCGATCTACAACACGGCTTGCGCCCTCTGTGACCGCCGAAAGGAAGGAGACCTCTACCGTGCGATGGGCTTCCTGGAATCTCTTCCCAGGTCGGAAGGTTGGGCGCGATGGGCTGGAGAGGATGAAGACTTGCAGCCGCTGAGGGATGACCCGAACCTAGGGCCTCGGTTCGAGAGATTTACTTTTACCGAGAGGTAGCTGGGCTGCTGGCGGTCGCTGGGGTTCAGGGCGAACCCAGAGCGAGTCGCTAGAACTTGGTGATGTCGTCGTTGGTCTTCATGATTCTCCGATCGTAGTGCCTAGTTGAAGAATTCTCAAGCTCATTCTCGACTGGCCCTCGAGAAGCCTCGACCATGAAAACGCGTTTCGGCGCCGAAAATTCCTGCACTGGGGGCGAGGGTTGGAGGAGGTCATGCCGTTGTTTCCAACGGCATGACTCGGGTCTCTCTTCGCCGATCAGAGCAATCGAGCGTGGTAGATGCGGTGGTGGTCGTTGGCGTTGATCCAGAAGATCCTCACTTGCCCCCCGAGGTTGGCCAAAGCCGGTGCGCACGCCGCGTGGTGCGGGTCGCCGTTGATCGGAGCGGGCTGCGACCAGCTCTCGAAGGGAGAGGAAGAGCGACTGTAGAGGATGCGACTGCCATCGCCGCGCTCCTTCCAGGCAACGAAGACTTCGCCATTCAGCTCGGTGACCGCCGGTGAGAAGTCCGACGAAGCGCCCGGGATGGTCTTGGGTGCTTGCCAGGTCTGAGTATTCCAGCTCGTGTACCAGAGCTCCCGCGTCGCGCTTTTCGAGTTGCCGAAGACCAGGAGCTGAGTTCCGACGGGGATCGCAGCCGGTGTTTTCTCGCTGGCATAGGCGTCACCGATTCGCTGAGGCGTTCCCCAGGAGATGCCGCCATCCTCGGAGGTCTTGTAGCAGAGGCGGCGCTTGTCCTCATCTTCCACCCACAGCAGGATGCGGCCGGTCTTGATGCCATAGAAGCGGCTGAGAGCCGGTGATTCGGGCGTGGCGTTGCCTTGAATCTCGGAGTGCTTGCTCCAGGTCCAGCCCTTCATCTGGCTCCAGGTTCCGCGAGCTCCGTAGATTTCCGGCTGGTTCCATTCGTACCCGCGCCAGACGAGCTGCAGGCCTTCATTGTCGCTGAGCTTGTCCGGGAGCGCCGCCGAGTAGAGGTAGGTCAGGTAGTTGCGCCAGTCGCCTCCGCCGACGATCTCGGGAGCCTTCCAGGTTTCGCCCTGGTGTCGGCTGCTGAAGTAGATGCCGCCGCGGGCGTGCTCCGCTGTCCACAAGACCATGGACTCGGGACTCGGGGGGTCGAGATTGGGAGTGCCGTGGAAGTCGAAGGCGACCGGGGTTTGACGCGATTTGGCGTTGGGGTGGAGGGCTCGCC
This window contains:
- a CDS encoding DNA alkylation repair protein, yielding MDSIADIRATLAALGTAERATNEKRYLKSDLEFLGVKVPTIRREVRRWLKARPEIGRAELVALAHRLWQTRVHELRTFGAQALALRVGLLTAEDLALTENLLRKANTWAHVDELSVRLAGSLVERFPAAGRAALDRWNRDDNFWLQRASLLALLIPLREGRGDWPRFSRYADHLLEEKEFFLRKAIGWVLREASQKTPDKVAAWVRSRLDRMSGLTFREGTRRLPEEVQAELKAAYAAR
- a CDS encoding M23 family metallopeptidase encodes the protein MKPTSPRPTVEVMQRKLAAELSPRRRIVYLLLLLFDLLGAVAVASLWLTEPGLPVRTQLAFAGLLALAVAWAVFFAWTLSRRHVLLAEHRLIAGRLAVVVTGAFTAGAVTLALTQADLRHLGLTASAFGAALVTIAGLALRQARQRHRALLHRRDELLRKAGIAVLLSLFVGITGFAPAVQGQLAGESPLEVQAQTAPQVVDALGRKHLVYELHLTNFGTTARQITRLAVLGESGDEIAAWEGEALHRRLATVGNPSAAPGRLSPGGRAIAYLWLALAAGTEAPKKVSHRVETTTDERLEDLSTAPLEVEESPEPILAAPVGAGTWVALRGPSNASGHRRALIALNGSTSLAQRFAVDWARLGPDGRLFAEDGSENHHWYGFGEAVLAMAGGRVHSVRDHQTDHPPGAEQAALHSNRAALTGNTVVIDEGDGRYSTYAHLRAGSIRVAPGDRVAAGEPIAEIGNSGHSLAPHLHHHLSDQPESLAGEGRPFRLSSYQLLGRLAFRDALAGKPWQPSPQRPARWVKAELPLENMVLRLAASKD
- a CDS encoding sigma-70 family RNA polymerase sigma factor; translation: MNQRPPSPTADRDSELLAVRCQLGEAAAFDELVARWHGPLWRYVLAMCGDPALAEEILQDGWLRILRALPALRQPSRLRPWLFSILRRAFVDRLRARAGESHLEPLAEEPRAAREPELPWEDLELLTQALEELEPWDREATVLFYLRELELRDIAEVQGVPVGTVKSRLHRSRRLLRTFLEARGITSEELSS